A genomic window from Vigna radiata var. radiata cultivar VC1973A chromosome 2, Vradiata_ver6, whole genome shotgun sequence includes:
- the LOC106779403 gene encoding embryogenesis-associated protein EMB8 isoform X1 translates to MMAKSLVGPIPILFRPYTTNSLITPLHFSFSARHVTFSAAPMSTPAAAATATTTIHPSFEILGGAHHRLLPALPRLSRPYRPFPLLAANRHLETIFAAFFRSVPDVRLRRECLRTHDGGSVALDWVAGDDRRLPPDSPVLILLPGLTGGSEDAYVRHMLIRARSNGWRVVVFNSRGCGDSPVTTPQFYSASFLGDMREVVSHVTARYPNANLYGVGWSLGANILVRYLGQESHNCPLSGAVSLCNPFNLVVADEDFRKGFNIIYDKALSKALCKIFKKHALLFEDMGGEYNIPMAANAKSVREFDDGLTRVSFGFKSVDEYYSNSSSSDSIKHVKTPLLCIQAANDPIAPNRGIPREDIKENPNCLLVVTPKGGHLGWVAGDEAPLGAPWTDPLVMDFIQHLERDAITAPETNCNPGSKEALYHLEV, encoded by the exons ATGATGGCAAAGTCTTTGGTGGGGCCCATACCCATTCTTTTCCGCCCTTACACCACTAATTCACTAATCACACCCCTCCACTTTTCCTTCTCCGCCCGCCACGTCACCTTTTCCGCCGCACCCATGTCTACTcccgccgccgccgccaccgCCACAACCACCATCCATCCCTCCTTCGAAATTCTCGGCGGCGCACATCACCGTTTACTCCCAGCCCTCCCTCGCTTGTCTCGCCCCTACCGCCCTTTCCCCCTCCTCGCCGCGAACCGTCACCTTGAAACGATATTCGCCGCCTTCTTCCGTTCCGTCCCCGACGTCAGGCTCCGCCGGGAGTGCCTCCGGACCCATGACGGCGGTTCTGTAGCCCTCGACTGGGTCGCCGGCGACGACCGCCGTTTGCCCCCTGACTCTCCCGTCTTAATTTTGCTG CCAGGTTTAACCGGAGGTAGTGAAGATGCGTATGTGAGACACATGTTGATTAGAGCTCGAAGCAATGGATGGCGTGTGGTGGTTTTCAACAGCCGTGGCTGTGGAGATAGCCCTGTTACTACTCCTCAG TTCTATTCGGCTTCGTTTTTGGGAGATATGCGTGAAGTTGTTTCTCATGTCACTGCTAGATACCCCAATGCTAATCTATATGGGGTTGGATGGTCTCTTGGAGCCAACATTCTTGTTCGTTACCTGGGTCAG GAGTCTCACAATTGTCCTCTTTCTGGCGCTGTATCATTGTGTAATCCTTTCAATTTAGTTGTGGCGGATGAGGACTTCCGAAAGGgctttaacattatttatgacAAGGCCCTTTCGAAGGCTCTTTGCAAGATTTTCAAGAA ACACGCTTTACTCTTTGAAGACATGGGTGGTGAATATAATATTCCAATGGCAGCCAATGCCAAGTCTGTTAGGGAATTTGATGATGGACTGACCCGTG TTTCTTTTGGATTCAAGTCTGTGGATGAATACTACTCTAATTCAAGCAGTTCAGATTCCATAAAACATGTCAAAACCCCCTTGCTTTGCATTCAG GCGGCCAATGATCCGATTGCTCCTAATAGGGGAATTCCTCGTGAAGATATCAAG GAAAATCCAAACTGCTTGTTGGTAGTGACACCCAAAGGTGGCCATCTAGGGTGGGTTGCTGGTGATGAAGCTCCATTGGGAGCCCCTTGGACTGATCCTTTGGTAATGGATTTTATTCAACATTTAGAGAGAGATGCAATTACTGCTCCAGAAACTAACTGTAATCCAGGAAGTAAAGAGGCCCTGTACCATCTTGAAGTGTAA
- the LOC106779403 gene encoding embryogenesis-associated protein EMB8 isoform X2: MLIRARSNGWRVVVFNSRGCGDSPVTTPQFYSASFLGDMREVVSHVTARYPNANLYGVGWSLGANILVRYLGQESHNCPLSGAVSLCNPFNLVVADEDFRKGFNIIYDKALSKALCKIFKKHALLFEDMGGEYNIPMAANAKSVREFDDGLTRVSFGFKSVDEYYSNSSSSDSIKHVKTPLLCIQAANDPIAPNRGIPREDIKENPNCLLVVTPKGGHLGWVAGDEAPLGAPWTDPLVMDFIQHLERDAITAPETNCNPGSKEALYHLEV; the protein is encoded by the exons ATGTTGATTAGAGCTCGAAGCAATGGATGGCGTGTGGTGGTTTTCAACAGCCGTGGCTGTGGAGATAGCCCTGTTACTACTCCTCAG TTCTATTCGGCTTCGTTTTTGGGAGATATGCGTGAAGTTGTTTCTCATGTCACTGCTAGATACCCCAATGCTAATCTATATGGGGTTGGATGGTCTCTTGGAGCCAACATTCTTGTTCGTTACCTGGGTCAG GAGTCTCACAATTGTCCTCTTTCTGGCGCTGTATCATTGTGTAATCCTTTCAATTTAGTTGTGGCGGATGAGGACTTCCGAAAGGgctttaacattatttatgacAAGGCCCTTTCGAAGGCTCTTTGCAAGATTTTCAAGAA ACACGCTTTACTCTTTGAAGACATGGGTGGTGAATATAATATTCCAATGGCAGCCAATGCCAAGTCTGTTAGGGAATTTGATGATGGACTGACCCGTG TTTCTTTTGGATTCAAGTCTGTGGATGAATACTACTCTAATTCAAGCAGTTCAGATTCCATAAAACATGTCAAAACCCCCTTGCTTTGCATTCAG GCGGCCAATGATCCGATTGCTCCTAATAGGGGAATTCCTCGTGAAGATATCAAG GAAAATCCAAACTGCTTGTTGGTAGTGACACCCAAAGGTGGCCATCTAGGGTGGGTTGCTGGTGATGAAGCTCCATTGGGAGCCCCTTGGACTGATCCTTTGGTAATGGATTTTATTCAACATTTAGAGAGAGATGCAATTACTGCTCCAGAAACTAACTGTAATCCAGGAAGTAAAGAGGCCCTGTACCATCTTGAAGTGTAA
- the LOC106779267 gene encoding cytochrome P450 89A2-like: MYSFSYMETWYIVSVLCFSLWLILKSTCKVLFPPLPPGPSKCNFALLQGYFTDPKTILQKLVAKYGPIFSVHVGYSHTDIFIASRFLAHQALIQHGTIFADRPKANPTNKVISSNQHDILFSFYGPRWRLLRRNLTSRILHPLQVKSYAHARKWVLAMILQGLISDSEGNSPVRVIDHFQHGMFSLMVLMCFGDKLDEKQIREIENSQRDMLVSYDRYSILNFWPTVTRILFWKRWKEFLQKRRDQDAVLIPHINARRKAKEERVRNGSSQSSDSALSYVDSLLDLPMLEDEKGIHLDDGKICTLCSEFLNAGSDTTSTALEWIMANLVKCPKIQESVVGEIRRVMVGREDREVKEEDLHKLPYLKAVILEELRRHPPLHFVAPHRVTKDVVLNGYLVPTYASVNFLVAEIGRDPTAWDDPMAFKPERFMNIGDQNGGTTFDIMGSKEIKMMPFGAGRRMCPGYALAMLHLEYFVANFLWNFEWKVVDGEHVDLSEELQFTTVMKNPLKVHILPRQ, from the coding sequence ATGTACTCATTCTCATACATGGAAACGTGGTACATTGTCTCTGTTCTGTGTTTTTCCCTTTGGCTGATTCTCAAATCCACATGCAAAGTTCTCTTTCCTCCACTCCCTCCGGGACCTTCCAAATGCAATTTTGCATTGCTTCAAGGATACTTCACTGACCCCAAAACCATTCTTCAAAAACTCGTTGCAAAATATGGTCCAATCTTCTCTGTTCATGTTGGTTATTCTCACACTGATATTTTCATCGCAAGTCGTTTCCTTGCACACCAAGCTTTGATCCAACATGGCACCATCTTCGCTGATCGCCCCAAGGCTAACCCCACCAACAAGGTTATAAGTAGCAACCAACATGACATTCTTTTCAGCTTCTATGGCCCCAGATGGCGCCTCCTTAGGCGCAACCTCACTTCAAGAATCCTTCACCCTTTGCAGGTTAAGTCCTATGCACACGCACGCAAATGGGTCCTAGCGATGATCCTACAAGGCCTCATATCTGATTCTGAGGGTAACAGCCCCGTAAGGGTCATTGACCACTTTCAACATGGCATGTTTTCTTTGATGGTTTTGATGTGCTTTGGTGACAAACTCGATGAGAAGCAAATAAGGGAAATTGAGAACAGTCAACGTGACATGCTTGTGAGTTATGATAGGTACAGTATCTTGAACTTTTGGCCAACAGTTACTAGGATTTTGTTCTGGAAGAGGTGGAAGGAGTTCTTGCAGAAGCGGAGAGACCAAGATGCTGTGTTGATTCCTCACATCAATGCTCGAAGGAAGGCTAAGGAAGAGAGAGTGAGGAATGGCTCAAGTCAGTCGAGTGATTCTGCATTGTCATATGTGGACAGTTTGTTGGATTTGCCAATGTTGGAGGATGAGAAGGGGATACATCTTGATGATGGTAAAATTTGCACCTTATGTTCGGAGTTTCTGAATGCTGGATCAGATACAACTTCAACTGCATTGGAGTGGATCATGGCAAATCTGGTGAAATGCCCCAAAATCCAAGAAAGTGTAGTGGGGGAAATTAGAAGGGTGATGGTTGGTAGAGAGGATAGGGAAGTGAAGGAGGAGGATTTGCACAAATTGCCTTATCTCAAGGCTGTGATTTTGGAGGAGTTGAGGCGTCACCCTCCGTTACACTTTGTGGCTCCTCACAGAGTAACTAAAGATGTTGTTTTAAATGGTTATTTGGTGCCTACCTATGCCTCAGTGAATTTCTTGGTGGCAGAGATAGGAAGGGACCCTACAGCTTGGGATGACCCCATGGCCTTTAAGCCAGAGAGGTTCATGAACATTGGGGACCAGAATGGAGGCACAACTTTTGACATAATGGGAAGTAAAGAGATAAAGATGATGCCGTTTGGGGCAGGAAGGAGAATGTGTCCTGGCTATGCTTTGGCAATGTTGCACTTGGAGTACTTTGTGGCCAATTTTCTTTGGAATTTTGAGTGGAAGGTTGTGGATGGAGAGCATGTCGATCTTTCAGAGGAGCTGCAATTCACAACTGTAATGAAGAATCCTTTGAAGGTTCATATATTACCCAGGCAATAG
- the LOC106779538 gene encoding uncharacterized protein LOC106779538, whose translation MKPHANGVSRGHKANGPQVEGPNWLIFAAGALLSTLSIRLGYKLKQALDSKPKQNATAIQKGNGKPSSTKKSADYFLQTNGYTQMQDNHGCFTCISGTGGTIELKCPPNGQMLNEFDGALPLVTVPAAAVAPEFSKENGAVWACSPEHHLELPSKPFHHSNCSDSPCVSESGSDIFSKREVIQKLRQQLKRRDDMILEMQDQMAELQNSLNSQMGLSSHLQMQLDATNRDLFDSEREIQRLRKAIADHCVGYIPHDKSSKVTTSIETRNGLLNGHLDGESNSESPEKVRDDDERVELLRRQVGELKEVIEGKEYLLQSYKEQKTELALKIRELQHRLDSQLPNIL comes from the exons atgaaaccaCATGCGAACGGGGTGTCTAGAGGTCATAAGGCAAATGGTCCTCAAGTTGAAGGGCCTAACTGGCTTATTTTTGCTGCTGGTGCATTGTTGAGTACCTTATCCATTCGCCTTGGTTACAAGTTGAAGCAGGCACTCGACTCCAAACCGAAGCAGAATGCAACTGCCATTCAGAAAG GAAATGGAAAACCCTCCAGCACAAAGAAATCAGCAGACTATTTTTTGCAGACTAATGGGTATACCCAAATGCAAGATAATCACGGATGCTTCACCTGCATTTCAG GAACTGGTGGTACCATCGAACTAAAGTGCCCACCAAATGGACAAATGCTGAATGAGTTTGATGGAGCTCTCCCATTGGTGACTGTTCCTGCTGCTGCTGTTGCTCCTGAATTTAGTAAGGAAAATGGTGCTGTGTGGGCATGCTCCCCTGAGCATCATCTTGAATTGCCTTCAAAGCCGTTCCACCATTCAAACTGCTCAGATTCTCCATGTGTGTCAGAATCTGGTTCTGATATTTTTAGTAAGCGAGAAGTCATTCAGAAACTGCGGCAACAGTTGAAGAGAAGAGATGACATGATTCTAGAAATGCAAGATCAAATGGCTGAATTGCAAAATTCACTCAACTCCCAGATGGGGCTTTCCTCACATTTGCAAATGCAGCTTGATGCTACAAACAGGGACTTGTTTGATTCCGAGAGAGAGATCCAGAGGCTAAGAAAAGCAATTGCGGATCACTGTGTTGGATATATTCCCCATGACAAATCTTCCAAAGTGACAACTTCTATTGAGACTAGAAATGGTCTTTTAAATGGGCATCTTGATGGGGAGAGTAATTCTGAGTCCCCTGAAAAAGTAAGAGATGATGATGAGAGAGTTGAGTTGCTGAGAAGACAAGTAGGAGAGTTGAAAGAGGTAATAGAAGGAAAAGAATACTTGCTTCAGAGCTACAAGGAGCAAAAGACGGAACTTGCTCTGAAAATCAGGGAATTGCAGCATAGATTGGATTCTCAGCTGCCTAATATTTTGTAG
- the LOC106779482 gene encoding bromodomain-containing protein DDB_G0280777, producing the protein MEEAKALQQQHQQLLLQQQQQQHQQNFLLLQQLQKQQHQQQQAAAISRFPSNIDAHLRPIRPLNLQQNPNPNPNHHPNPNPNPIINLHQNPNSNHLPPQQPQQLPQQQQQQQQQKIIRPGNQMELQMAYQDAWRVCHPDFKRPFSSLEDACERLLPYHVVADYEEEEDDRILDSDTTGQMLSRSQQWDNNIAAKIAEFTATFEKQALAFNIITQKRGLGEFRSEERLMIEQALLQEEKRANYELRAELESREKAGREAHEAKLRMAAMFQAEQARADLQSHAEMMSRAPMRGSALGSQGNDIVIGHDMGEQDQGGNPGEMINGWGNSTQRDEKEPSEDFLNDEAENGDTGTQDGWREVGEFDLNAR; encoded by the exons atggaagaggCAAAGGCATTGCAGCAGCAACATCAACAACTTCTGTtgcaacagcagcaacaacaacatcaacaaaattttcTGCTCTTACAGCAGTTGCAGAAACAGCAACATCAGCAGCAGCAAGCAGCTGCAATTTCTCGTTTCCCTTCAAACATTGACGCTCACTTGCGACCTATCAGACCCCTCAATCTTCAacaaaaccctaaccctaacccgaATCATCATCCcaaccctaaccctaatccgATTATCAATTTGCATCAGAACCCTAATTCCAACCACCTTCCGCCCCAGCAGCCGCAACAGCTCCCACAACAGCAAcagcaacagcagcagcagAAGATTATTCGACCCGGGAACCAGATGGAGCTCCAGATGGCATACCAGGACGCGTGGCGGGTCTGCCATCCGGACTTCAAGCGTCCCTTTTCTTCCCTTGAAGATGCCTGCGAGAG GTTATTGCCTTACCATGTTGTGGCAGActatgaagaagaagaggacgATAGGATACTTGATTCTGACACTACTGGCCAGATGCTTTCACGGTCACAGCAGTGGGATAATAATATTGCTGCTAAAATTGCTGAGTTCACTGCAACTTTTGAGAAACAAGCACTTGCCTTCAACATAATAACCCAAAAGAGAGGATTGGGGGAATTCCGGTCGGAGGAGAGATTGATGATCGAGCAGGCACTTCtccaagaagaaaaaagagCTAATTATGAATTAAGAGCAGAGCTAGAGTCCAGGGAAAAGGCAGGCCGTGAAGCCCATGAGGCAAAACTACGGATGGCAGCAATGTTTCAAGCAGAACAGGCACGGGCAGATTTACAGTCTCATGCTGAAATGATGTCTCGAGCACCCATGAGAGGAAGTGCACTTGGTTCCCAAGGCAATGACATTGTGATTGGCCATGACATGGGAGAGCAAGATCAGGGAGGTAACCCTGGTGAGATGATTAATGGATGGGGAAACAGCACTCAGAGAGATGAGAAGGAGCCATCAGAGGATTTCTTGAACGATGAAGCTGAAAATGGAGACACTGGAACCCAAGATGGCTGGCGTGAAGTTGGTGAATTTGATTTGAATGCTAGGTGA